One genomic segment of Sanyastnella coralliicola includes these proteins:
- a CDS encoding RNA recognition motif domain-containing protein, translated as MNIFVTKLSPNVTQDHLMELFGEYGEVSSAKVIMDRETGNSKGYGFVEMDDDDAGRVAIEALNDMEYDGRRMVVKEARPREEMGNRGGGGFRRDNRGGGGYGGGRGGYDRDRGGNRGGYDRDRGGDRGGDRGGRGGYDRDNRGGGRGGYDRDRGNSGW; from the coding sequence ATGAACATTTTTGTTACAAAACTGAGCCCTAATGTGACTCAGGACCACCTCATGGAACTCTTTGGAGAGTACGGAGAGGTTTCATCGGCGAAGGTCATCATGGACCGCGAAACCGGAAATTCTAAAGGCTACGGCTTCGTTGAAATGGATGATGATGACGCTGGTCGCGTTGCGATCGAAGCTCTAAACGATATGGAGTACGACGGTCGTCGTATGGTGGTTAAAGAAGCTCGTCCTCGTGAGGAGATGGGCAACCGTGGAGGTGGCGGATTCCGTCGCGATAACCGCGGAGGTGGTGGCTACGGCGGAGGCCGTGGAGGCTACGACCGTGACCGTGGTGGAAACCGCGGAGGATATGATCGTGACCGCGGTGGTGACCGTGGTGGAGATCGCGGAGGTCGTGGAGGATACGACCGCGACAATCGTGGTGGTGGCCGTGGAGGTTACGACCGTGATCGTGGCAACTCAGGTTGGTAA
- a CDS encoding cupin domain-containing protein: MFDINQLFSPLSWAEFISEYFEKKHLLISRNDPHYYDEVVTLEDVDEVIFSQKINHPAFRVVDSKTGEFPDPRRYTQNGTSSINPVEFCREYTEGGTLALAGMQHHVRSLRAFCNNLQRAYGHPTQTNLYLTPQDAQGFSPHYDNHDVIVLQIHGKKHWRLYESDMNLPDKSMPFQKEGFTPGKVFKEFDLNAGDLLYIPRGLVHDAITTDESSLHVTLGVLGYTWSQLLIESVVKLTEENKEFRHFVSEGMRSTDYDQHFKTLLSKLEEDLRERNGISRFSKQLEEQTPSENVGHLLNLIDSSSNQGPEEFAIIEGVSLEENGEAISFKKGFKEVSFPIFCKNTCEELVTHGERFSRSHLDKELDDEGVDVMISRLLREGIIKRV, encoded by the coding sequence ATGTTCGATATTAATCAATTGTTCAGCCCACTTTCGTGGGCTGAATTCATTTCAGAATACTTCGAGAAAAAGCACCTGCTCATCTCTAGAAATGACCCGCATTACTACGATGAAGTAGTCACGTTAGAAGATGTAGATGAGGTGATTTTCTCCCAGAAGATCAATCACCCCGCATTTCGAGTAGTTGATTCAAAAACGGGTGAGTTCCCTGATCCGAGGCGCTACACTCAGAATGGAACTTCATCCATTAATCCGGTAGAATTCTGCCGAGAGTATACTGAGGGAGGAACACTCGCGCTCGCTGGGATGCAACATCATGTGCGTTCGCTTCGAGCGTTCTGTAACAACCTACAGCGCGCTTACGGACATCCGACCCAGACCAATCTCTACTTGACGCCTCAAGATGCTCAAGGTTTTTCTCCTCACTACGACAACCACGATGTCATCGTGCTTCAAATCCATGGTAAAAAACACTGGAGACTGTATGAGTCAGACATGAACTTGCCGGATAAATCCATGCCTTTTCAGAAAGAAGGGTTCACTCCTGGAAAAGTGTTCAAGGAGTTTGATCTCAACGCTGGTGATCTCCTGTACATTCCTCGTGGACTTGTGCACGATGCGATTACCACGGATGAATCATCACTGCACGTGACCCTTGGTGTACTTGGATATACTTGGAGTCAGTTGCTCATCGAATCGGTGGTTAAACTCACGGAGGAAAACAAAGAGTTCCGTCATTTCGTTTCGGAAGGCATGCGATCAACAGATTATGATCAGCACTTTAAGACCTTGCTTAGCAAGCTCGAAGAAGACCTTCGAGAACGCAACGGAATTAGTCGATTCTCAAAGCAATTAGAGGAGCAAACTCCATCAGAAAACGTTGGCCACTTGCTCAACCTCATTGATTCCTCTTCGAATCAAGGTCCGGAGGAATTCGCCATCATTGAAGGAGTCTCTCTAGAAGAGAATGGCGAGGCTATCAGCTTTAAAAAAGGGTTTAAGGAAGTTTCCTTCCCTATCTTCTGTAAGAACACGTGTGAAGAACTGGTAACCCACGGAGAACGATTCTCTCGATCTCATCTCGACAAAGAGCTAGATGATGAAGGGGTTGATGTTATGATCTCTCGCTTGCTCAGGGAGGGAATCATCAAAAGAGTTTAA
- a CDS encoding methyltransferase domain-containing protein — protein sequence MTTNNIQDSVKNYYGEVLETKADLKTSACCPTEAMPKHLRPLVKNVHKEIKDKFYGCGSPIPHALEGMTVVDLGCGTGRDAYVLSQLVGPTGKVIGIDMTEEQLEVANRHVDYHMEKFGFNAPNIEFRHGLIEDLASAGLEDNSVDLVVSNCVINLSADKTKVFKEIFRVLKPGGEMYFSDVFSGRRIPKAIAEDDVLLGECLGGAMYTEDFRRALRNLGCLDYRVVSSGVIDIEDEELYAKAGMIDFYSLTVRTFKVDFEDICEDYGHVAYYNGTIPHAPHSFVLDDHHEFQTGMPVPVCGNTARMLADTRFASHFRVVGDFSTHFGPFDKGSDESKGNDLPAACC from the coding sequence ATGACCACAAATAATATCCAAGATTCTGTCAAGAACTACTATGGAGAAGTTCTTGAGACCAAAGCAGACCTTAAAACCTCTGCATGTTGTCCAACAGAAGCCATGCCTAAGCACCTTCGTCCGCTAGTGAAGAATGTGCACAAAGAAATCAAAGACAAGTTCTACGGCTGTGGATCACCGATTCCACATGCACTCGAAGGTATGACCGTAGTTGACCTTGGGTGTGGAACGGGGCGCGATGCCTACGTGCTTTCTCAGTTGGTGGGTCCAACGGGAAAAGTCATCGGAATTGACATGACCGAGGAGCAGCTTGAGGTGGCTAACCGTCATGTTGATTACCACATGGAGAAGTTTGGGTTTAATGCGCCGAACATTGAATTCCGCCACGGTTTAATTGAGGATCTGGCTTCAGCTGGTCTAGAAGACAACTCTGTTGACTTGGTTGTGTCAAATTGTGTAATCAACCTTTCAGCTGACAAGACGAAGGTTTTCAAAGAGATCTTCCGCGTGTTGAAGCCAGGTGGAGAGATGTACTTCAGTGATGTATTTAGTGGTCGCCGTATTCCTAAGGCTATCGCCGAAGACGATGTCTTGCTCGGGGAATGCTTGGGTGGTGCCATGTACACTGAAGACTTCCGTCGTGCCCTGCGTAATCTAGGATGCCTTGACTACCGCGTAGTATCAAGCGGGGTGATTGACATCGAGGATGAAGAGCTCTACGCTAAAGCGGGAATGATTGATTTCTACTCATTGACGGTTCGTACTTTCAAAGTAGACTTCGAAGACATCTGCGAAGACTACGGACATGTCGCTTACTACAATGGAACGATTCCTCATGCACCACACAGCTTTGTGTTAGACGACCATCACGAGTTCCAAACAGGGATGCCTGTACCGGTATGTGGAAACACTGCTCGCATGTTGGCAGATACGCGATTCGCCTCACACTTCCGTGTAGTGGGTGACTTTAGCACACACTTCGGACCATTTGATAAGGGAAGCGATGAGAGCAAAGGCAATGATTTGCCTGCAGCTTGTTGCTGA